Proteins co-encoded in one Perca flavescens isolate YP-PL-M2 chromosome 11, PFLA_1.0, whole genome shotgun sequence genomic window:
- the LOC114564646 gene encoding helix-loop-helix protein 2, whose amino-acid sequence MCKDLSQSEFRNMMLSPDHSESDLPWGQVDRETLLDTFNVQCGSMPAKPDDGEGKARSVHVPALSREEKRRRRRATAKYRSAHATRERVRVVAFNLAFAELRKLLPTLPPDKKLSKIEILRLAICYISYLNHVLDV is encoded by the exons atgtgcaag GATCTTTCCCAGTCTGAGTTCAGAAACATGATGCTCAGTCCTGACCATTCTGAGTCTGACCTGCCCTGGGGACAAGTTGACAGAGAGACCCTTCTGGACACTTTCAATGTGCAGTGTGGATCCATGCCAGCCAAACCTGATGATGGGGAGGGCAAGGCACGCTCTGTGCACGTGCCTGCCCTCAGCAGGGAGGAGAAGAGGCGGAGGAGGCGCGCGACAGCTAAATATCGATCCGCGCACGCCACCAGGGAACGTGTGCGCGTAGTGGCCTTCAACCTGGCGTTTGCGGAGCTGAGAAAACTGCTCCCAACACTCCCACCAGACAAGAAGTTGTCTAAAATTGAGATCCTGCGACTCGCAATTTGTTACATCTCCTACCTCAACCACGTGCTGGATGTTTAG